In Ananas comosus cultivar F153 linkage group 7, ASM154086v1, whole genome shotgun sequence, the sequence CCCGAACAAATACTAATTGACTTAAATCCTACCGAAAACTCGGAGCAATTAGagagtaatattttaataatttgtattCAAAACCTTTTTTTGCTAATAATTTCATTCAAATGCTCAAGGAGACCGAAGACTACGGGGAAATATAATTTCTTAAAGTTGAGTGGTGCAAGCTAAGAAAAAATGTGTCTCCTCAAAAGCGTAGTGTAATGTTTGATCTATTCTCCTCACCAAAAGGACAAAGCGCTTTGTCGTAccataaaattctaaaaaaagtaTGAATGAACATTAACATGTGACGCATCATGCATGGGCTTAGAAAACATTAATTTCTTGCATtgacttaaaaaataattagcacGGTAAATTTCAAGCCACCTAATTGCGTTACGAAATCTAATTAGGTCAAAGATCACGACATTTAAGAGGAGGTTGTACGCCATTTTCTAATATCTAATTATGTCATATGTAGACTCCATTATCTTACTAAATTGAACAATTAATTGGAATAGTTGAGAAtgcctaattaattaaaggcATTTTATGGGCTTAATTTGCGCAGCAGCTTCTAGGCGGGTgggactttttttcttttttttttttacaacagGTTCTCAGTTTAAGTCACGGTAGGCagctaacattattaatttcttcacatttaattcaagtccacttacaaaaaaaagttgaaaatgagtgttaaatataaaaatatataaacattgttttctaataaatattttttttaggagaaagatagtatgctatccgcttcgtttatttcatttagaaataaacttagctggaaatgtgaatcaactaggatttgaacttgggtctcccTTTTATAACTTACACTAGGAACAATCGATCgttttcttataatttaaacttttaaagtacAACTGTTATTTTACACTAGTGTGCTTGGCGAAAATCTTAAcatgaatatttatatatattcatcatgaatttttttacaaatgttAGTAAGTTATTagattaactttttttattagaaactatttttatttgattaatttttcttatatataataCAGTAGTAGAATTATTTCGGAGCTCAATCAAAAGATATTGCTTCTAAtatttaatgaattaaaatGCCAATCTGACTTTTTTTGTTTACACTAAACTTCTAATATGGaccaattatttttcttttttttttcataataaatgAAACGGGAGGGTTCGACCCAATAAACAAGATGATAAACAGTGCACATGTGCACATGCAATATTACTCGCACAATTATTTGCCTTCAATTTTTGTAATATCAGAAGCCAtttaataaagaataattatgTATTAATTACAATCTCAATAATTCAAACACAACcaaacatataataataaacaagATTAGCCAGGTGTATATAGAACTACAAGTCAATCTCATATCTCAAGCACGAACAtataaagataatttttttttaaggaaaaaaagagagaaaaaaaaactcgatCTACGAAATGGATGAGGATAGCAGTTCCTTTATGCGAGCATCGtacggagcggcggcggcggcggtcaaTCGCGCCTTCCTCTTCTGAAGGAACCGCTGCAGCGACCGCTTCATCGTGAGCCCCGAGTTCAGGAGCTGCGGCGGAGGATTCACATTGCTACCATGCGGAGAGATCGAATGCGGAGTTCGCGACGGGGCCTTCGTGTTGCATGAGTTCTCTACCACTTGCCTATGCTTGTAACGGTTGTTGGTGTCAATGCTCGTGTGTTTTCCATTTTTGTTTGCTGTGTTTCCCATCGCTTGGTTGGCCATAGTTATGATGGCTCTTGCCTGTTGTATACAAGATGTAATGCAAAACTATTAATATGAGgagaatacaaaaaaaaaaaaaaaggaaaatggtaAATGAAATTACTTATTACTAGACTCTGAACatgtaaaaataatgtaaaacaaCATTAATTCCCTCATGTAATGCGtacaatcaaataataaaagatgGAATACGTGCATGGAATAATAAAATTCAGTATTCGAACTCAAAAATTCGTgctatgatattatatatacgAAAGAgtggtgtttaaatatttcatattcaacactaaagattataaaaataaaggCATGTGGCTCTCATAGATGGGATCATCTACTGCTTGA encodes:
- the LOC109712648 gene encoding protein TIFY 5-like — its product is MVIGEPELCLRLGIGDDRPSGDVDSAKVCRDARCFEIKEKCQEKQQQQQNKQITIFYKGQICVCDITEIQARAIITMANQAMGNTANKNGKHTSIDTNNRYKHRQVVENSCNTKAPSRTPHSISPHGSNVNPPPQLLNSGLTMKRSLQRFLQKRKARLTAAAAAPYDARIKELLSSSIS